The genomic window GATTTAAAATTAATAGCAATTATTTCAATTTCTAAATCCTTAATTATTTTTGCTGCAAGTTGTGAGTCTAAACCACCCGAAAATAAACTAATTGCTTTCACTATTTAGACCACTCCTTATTATTATATTCTTCATTATTTATTACATTGATTTTGTTTTCTTTTAAAAGAGCAGTTGTTACTCCATCGCCTTTAATTAACTTACCACTAAATGATCCATCATAAACGTTTCCCATCCCACATGAAGGGCTTCTACTTTTAAAAATAGCGGTATCTATGTCTAATAACTTTGCTATATTTAGTGTTTCGTATGCACCCTTAATAAATTTAGCAGTAACATCTTTTGTATCCTTGGTAATAACCTTAGTTTTATTATTATATAAAACATCAATACCGGTACCGTTTTTAATTTCACTAGGTGTTCTAGGTGTAGTCAGCCCACCAAGCTGCTCAGGGCATACAGGTATAACTTCTCCCTTTTTAAAAAGTTCAACAAACAAGGGATGGTAATTACTTTTACCATCATATTTGCAATTTATTCCACATAAGCAAGCGCTAATAAGTTTTATAGTACTCACTCCCTTCATTACAACTCTTTTTGCGCAAATATATCTATTAGATTTATTTAAATTTTATCTTAATCATAATAGCAAAGAAGTAAAGGTTTTCATATTATAGGATACCATAATATTTAGGGTGGAGATATTGTGTATGGATTTACTATGGTTAATGTAGCTGCAAATCCTAAAGGAAAAGAAAAAATTATACAATTTGATAAAAAAACTGCAGAAAAATTAAAATTAAAAAGTGGTGATGAAGTGCTTTTTTGTTTTGGTCAACAAAAAAGTAGCTTAATTGTTGAAATACGAAACACAAAAAGTAATATTAACATTTTTTTAACCAACAAAGATATTAAATATTTTAAATTAATTGTTCCTAAAAAATATGGCATAAATGTTAAAGGTAATCAAATAAAACTAGGTCCGGTTGTAGGCGTAATGGCTGATTTATTTAAACAAAAGGCTAAGCCATTTGGTCCACAAAGTTTTTTTATCAAACAAATGATTACTAATGGTGATAACATAGGTGTATTTTGTTTTGCTTTTTGTCCTTATAATATAAATTTAGATAAAAAAATTATTAGAGGCTACACATATAAAAACAATAAGTGGTTTAAAAGTACTTTCCCACTGCCTGATGTTATATTTCCAAGAGAAAGAGGTTATTCTCATACTAATTTAAAAGTAAGAAGCAAGCTTGAACAACTCGGATGTTACTTTTTGAACCCTCCCCTAATAGGAAAATGGGAAACTTATCAAATTTTATCAAAAAATCCAATGTTGTTAAAATATTTACCTGAAACAGAACTAATTAATAACTTTAACCAAATAAATAAAATGGTTAAAAAGCATGGTGCAGTTTATATTAAGCCAGTTAAAGGTTCACAAGGTAGGAATATTATTAGATTAAGAAAAAAAAGAAATTCATCTTATGAATATAAATATGAGATTAACAATCATACAACTACTGGTAGTGCTATTGACATCCATCATTTAAGGCGGCAACTTAGTTCTATTATGGGTAACAAAAGATTTATTGTCCAAAAAGAAATAGATTTATTAAGAAATCGTGACCATATTATAGATCTTAGAATATTTGTCCAAAAAGATCATACAGGAAAATGGAGCATTACAGGGAAGGCTTGTAGAGTTGGAAGACTAGGTTCAATAACTAGTAATATTTCATCGGGTGGAAAAGGTTATAAAGTGGAAAGTATGCTAATGAGACATTTTCCAGATAAAGAATTAAGGGAAAAAATATTGCATGATATTAACTATGTATCTATAGAATCTGTTAAATCTTTAGAGCGAGCAATAGGTAAAATAGGTGAAATGGGTGTTGATATAGGTGTAGATAAAAAAGGCAAAGTATGGTTTATTGAAGCAAATATGAGGCCAGCTAGACACGTATTTAATCTAATTGGAGAAACAGATACAAGACTACAATCTGTTATCAAACCCCTTTTATACAGCAGATACTTAGCAGGATTTAGGTAGAGGGGGTAGAAGAATGAACTTAATAGGAAAATTATTTATATCACCACATCTTAGAGATTCACTTGAAATACCGATACAGTCAGAAATAAATGTAAGAGTAGGTAGCTTGATAGTCAGAACCAGGTTAATTATACGTGAAGGAAACAAAAAATCATATATGTTATCACCAGAACTCAATAAAGCTTTATTATTAAAAACACGTAAAAAATATAAGATAAGATATGATCACCAAAATAATATAGTTCATATAGGTCCTACCATAGGTATATTAGCTATTAGCCTTCCTAACAAAAATGAGTTTGATCCTAAAGGCGTTCAAGCTGAATTAATTTACTTAAGCAATATAGCAAAAAATTATCTGGGTCAAGTATATATTTTTACCCCAAATTCAATTGACTGGTCATCTAAAACTACTAAAGGTTATGTATATAAATATATTAGACCACATTATGGAGTATGGACTTCCGCAAGATACCCTTTGCCAGATGTTGTATATGATAGAATTACTACTAGAAGAAGTGAGTCTAAAACTTCAATTCAAAAAACAAAGGATAATTTAATGAGTTTACCTTATCTTAAATATTTTAATCCATCATTTTTAGATAAGTGGAAAGTACATCAAGTATTAGATTCTAATCCTCAGTTAAATGATTATTTACCAGAAACGTATTCATTTAGTAAGGAAAACATTGAGTCCATGATACAAAAATACTCTACTTTATACTTGAAGCCTATTCATGGTAGTTTAGGTAAAGGAATAATAAAGCTTACTAAAGATAAAAGTGGTAAATTACATTATATAATTCATAGAACTGGACGAATTAGAGGTAAAGCAGACAATATTGAAGAATTCATTAAAAAGACTAAAAAATCCCATGGGAATAGACCATATATTGTTCAGCAAGGAATAAATCTTGCTAAATATAAAGGGGCTCCTTTTGACATAAGGATTATATTTCAAAAGAATAGTAAGGGAAATTGGCAAATTAGCAAAAAATTTGCGAGAGTTGCGCCTAGGGGTAGTAGTATATCAAACTTAAGTAGTGGAGGAAAAGTACAAACAACTAAAAAAACTTTTAGATATCTTTTTAATAAAAAAGATACAATTGAAGCAAGAAACAAAGAAATAAAAAATATGTGTTTAAAAATAGCCAAAACTATTGAAAACTCATATGATGGTACTTTTGGCGAGCTTGGTTTAGATATAGGTATAGATATTAAGGGGCATCCTTGGTTAATAGAAGTTAATTCTAAACCTAGAAAAACTACGGAAACTGTATTTTCAAAAATCATAGTAAAAAATACATTTAAGAGACCGATAGAGTTTAGCATATATCTAGCTGGATTTTGTAAATAATTTATCAAAGGCAGACTAAAAAACGTCTGTCTTTTCTATTTTCTACTGATTAATAGAATGATAATATTTATATTATAAGGCAAGTATTATCTATAAAGGGGGAAAGATTTTATGGGAAACAGAAATATGCGTATGATTGTATACATTTTCATAGCTTTAATAATTATTAGTACTATGTTTACTATTTTAAGGGAATCAACTGAAACTTCACCAACACTTAAAGATAGCGGAGCAGCTGAAATAACTACTCCAGTCATGATTGGACCTACTGATATAGCTGATATGGTTGAACAAGTATCACCTGCTGTTGTAAATATAGAAACTAGTGTTAAAACACAGTCACGTGGAGGAATTTTTCATGATCCATTTTTTAAAGAATTTTTTGGTGGTGATATAGGTCCACAAGATAGAACAAGAAGTGGTATTGGTACTGGTTTTATTATTAGTGAAGATGGATTAGTAATTACAAATCAGCATGTTATAGAAGGAGCAGATGAAATTTTTGTAACTATTAGTGGGCATAGCAAAAATTTACCTGCTAAAATTGTTGGTCAGGATTATGAGCTAGATTTAGCAGTTTTAAAGATACAATCAGATGATAAATTTACTCCTATTAATTTAGGAGATTCAGATAATTTAAGGGTTGGTGAATGGGTGGTAGCTATAGGTAACCCTTATGGACTTGATCACACAGTAACTGCTGGAGTTGTTAGTGCTACTGGCAGACCAATTGAGATAGGGGATAGAGTATACAGAAACTTAATACAAACTGATGCAGCAATTAATCCTGGTAATAGTGGAGGACCATTAATTAATACCAAAGGAGAAGTAATAGGTATTAATACTGCAGTTAATGCCCAAGCACAAGGAATAGGGTTTGCTATTTCAATTAATACAGCTAAAGAAGTCTTGGATGAGCTGATTAAAGAAGGTAAAGTAATACGTCCATACATTGGAGT from Candidatus Syntrophocurvum alkaliphilum includes these protein-coding regions:
- a CDS encoding DUF523 domain-containing protein, yielding MKLISACLCGINCKYDGKSNYHPLFVELFKKGEVIPVCPEQLGGLTTPRTPSEIKNGTGIDVLYNNKTKVITKDTKDVTAKFIKGAYETLNIAKLLDIDTAIFKSRSPSCGMGNVYDGSFSGKLIKGDGVTTALLKENKINVINNEEYNNKEWSK
- a CDS encoding YheC/YheD family protein; its protein translation is MYGFTMVNVAANPKGKEKIIQFDKKTAEKLKLKSGDEVLFCFGQQKSSLIVEIRNTKSNINIFLTNKDIKYFKLIVPKKYGINVKGNQIKLGPVVGVMADLFKQKAKPFGPQSFFIKQMITNGDNIGVFCFAFCPYNINLDKKIIRGYTYKNNKWFKSTFPLPDVIFPRERGYSHTNLKVRSKLEQLGCYFLNPPLIGKWETYQILSKNPMLLKYLPETELINNFNQINKMVKKHGAVYIKPVKGSQGRNIIRLRKKRNSSYEYKYEINNHTTTGSAIDIHHLRRQLSSIMGNKRFIVQKEIDLLRNRDHIIDLRIFVQKDHTGKWSITGKACRVGRLGSITSNISSGGKGYKVESMLMRHFPDKELREKILHDINYVSIESVKSLERAIGKIGEMGVDIGVDKKGKVWFIEANMRPARHVFNLIGETDTRLQSVIKPLLYSRYLAGFR
- a CDS encoding YheC/YheD family protein; this translates as MNLIGKLFISPHLRDSLEIPIQSEINVRVGSLIVRTRLIIREGNKKSYMLSPELNKALLLKTRKKYKIRYDHQNNIVHIGPTIGILAISLPNKNEFDPKGVQAELIYLSNIAKNYLGQVYIFTPNSIDWSSKTTKGYVYKYIRPHYGVWTSARYPLPDVVYDRITTRRSESKTSIQKTKDNLMSLPYLKYFNPSFLDKWKVHQVLDSNPQLNDYLPETYSFSKENIESMIQKYSTLYLKPIHGSLGKGIIKLTKDKSGKLHYIIHRTGRIRGKADNIEEFIKKTKKSHGNRPYIVQQGINLAKYKGAPFDIRIIFQKNSKGNWQISKKFARVAPRGSSISNLSSGGKVQTTKKTFRYLFNKKDTIEARNKEIKNMCLKIAKTIENSYDGTFGELGLDIGIDIKGHPWLIEVNSKPRKTTETVFSKIIVKNTFKRPIEFSIYLAGFCK
- a CDS encoding S1C family serine protease, producing MGNRNMRMIVYIFIALIIISTMFTILRESTETSPTLKDSGAAEITTPVMIGPTDIADMVEQVSPAVVNIETSVKTQSRGGIFHDPFFKEFFGGDIGPQDRTRSGIGTGFIISEDGLVITNQHVIEGADEIFVTISGHSKNLPAKIVGQDYELDLAVLKIQSDDKFTPINLGDSDNLRVGEWVVAIGNPYGLDHTVTAGVVSATGRPIEIGDRVYRNLIQTDAAINPGNSGGPLINTKGEVIGINTAVNAQAQGIGFAISINTAKEVLDELIKEGKVIRPYIGVLLQEVDNNIANYFGIEKHGVLITNIATNSPAAESGLQRYDVIIGIEGQTVENYEKLQQIIQNKEVGDKIMIEIIRDGKVVKVPLTLAEKP